The following coding sequences lie in one Diceros bicornis minor isolate mBicDic1 chromosome 33, mDicBic1.mat.cur, whole genome shotgun sequence genomic window:
- the TMEM70 gene encoding transmembrane protein 70, mitochondrial: MLLLALGGPWAAGLRLGGQRTAPWAVTALRGPGAAVSRAASCSGSAGPGGGGSAWLRGAARLLRRPGPAQVPVCWGRCVRCLHTQCEKSEDGRLIYTGNLARTVFGVKCFSYSTSLISLAFLPYIFAQNNIIFGSLPLQILFYGVIGSFTVITPALLHFITKGYVVRLYHEATTDTYKAITYNVVLSETSTVFHQNDVKIPNSTHVFTTFYAKTKSLLVNPVLFPNPEDYNHLMGYDKPFTFDMEEASEKKQPQDEK, encoded by the exons ATGCTGCTCCTGGCGTTGGGCGGCCCGTGGGCGGCCGGACTGCGGCTCGGCGGGCAGAGGACGGCGCCGTGGGCGGTCACCGCGCTCCGGGGCCCGGGGGCGGCCGTGTCGCGGGCGGCCTCCTGCAGCGGCTCCGCGGGGCCGGGCGGCGGCGGGAGCGCGTGGCTGCGGGGAGCCGCACGGCTGCTCCGGCGGCCGGGGCCAGCGCAG GTACCTGTTTGTTGGGGAAGATGTGTTCGATGCTTACATACACAATGTGAAAAATCAGAAGATGGAAGACTGATTTATACCGGGAATCTGGCCCGAACAGTATTTG GTGTGAAATGTTTTTCCTATTCTACAAGTTTGATCAGCCTTGCATTTCTACCATACATTTTTGctcaaaataatattatatttggAAGTCTGCCTCTGCAAATCTTATTTTATGGCGTCATAGGAAGTTTCACAGTGATCACTCCAGCTCTGCTTCACTTTATTACGAAAGGCTATGTCGTTCGGTTGTACCATGAGGCCACAACAGACACTTATAAAGCCATTACTTATAACGTTGTGCTTTCAGAGACCAGTACAGTGTTTCACCAGAATGACGTGAAGATTCCAAACAGCACACATGTGTTTACCACATTTTATGCTAAAACAAAATCCCTGTTAGTtaatccagtgctctttccaaacCCTGAAGACTATAACCATCTAATGGGTTATGACAAACCATTCACTTTTGATATGGAAGAAGCCAGTGAAAAGAAACAGCCTCAAGATGAGAAATGA